In one Thermaerobacter sp. PB12/4term genomic region, the following are encoded:
- a CDS encoding Zn-dependent hydrolase, producing MNTVPGSRPTVRAERLWADIMQLATFTEPDRPYTRRAFTDVYQAGRRWLAARMQEAGLAIRVDAGGNLIGRWEGTEPGRAPLMLGSHTDTVLGGGRFDGVVGVLGALEAVRALREAGVRLRHPVEVVDFLAEEPSDYGPSCIGSLALTGGLTPEMLAEVNPAGETLAAGIRRMGGDPRSLSAPLRQPGEIAAFVEMHIEQGPVLEQRGVPIGIVTAIASMEWHSVTLEGQPGHAGTTPMELRRDALTAAAEVILAVERTGRELATSGHCVATTGRLLIEPNNVNVVPGKVGLTVDVRSHDPRRLAQAWTEIRTAIERVARTRGVQWSSRCLGRAEGAEADPQVMEALEGAAHALGYPTLRLASGAGHDAMHLARIAPMGMLFIPCRGGRSHCPEEWASPEDVARGTEVLVGALQWLDRSLP from the coding sequence GTGAACACGGTGCCGGGGTCCCGCCCGACGGTGCGTGCCGAGCGGCTCTGGGCCGACATCATGCAACTCGCCACCTTCACGGAACCGGATCGCCCGTATACTCGCCGCGCGTTCACGGACGTGTATCAGGCGGGCCGGCGCTGGCTCGCCGCCCGCATGCAGGAGGCGGGCCTGGCGATCCGCGTCGACGCGGGTGGCAACCTGATCGGCCGCTGGGAAGGGACCGAGCCCGGGCGGGCACCTTTGATGCTGGGATCGCATACCGACACCGTTCTCGGCGGTGGGCGGTTCGACGGGGTGGTCGGCGTTCTCGGCGCCCTGGAGGCGGTGCGCGCCCTGCGGGAGGCAGGGGTACGGCTGCGCCACCCCGTAGAGGTCGTCGACTTTCTCGCGGAAGAACCCAGCGACTACGGACCCTCTTGCATCGGCAGTCTGGCGCTGACCGGAGGGCTCACGCCGGAGATGCTGGCAGAGGTCAACCCGGCTGGCGAAACCTTGGCCGCGGGCATCCGGCGCATGGGCGGGGACCCCCGCAGCCTCTCCGCGCCCCTGCGCCAGCCGGGCGAAATCGCGGCGTTTGTGGAGATGCACATCGAGCAGGGGCCCGTGCTCGAGCAGCGCGGTGTACCCATCGGGATCGTGACCGCCATCGCCAGCATGGAGTGGCACAGCGTGACCCTGGAGGGCCAGCCGGGTCATGCGGGGACGACTCCGATGGAACTGCGGCGCGATGCCCTGACGGCAGCGGCAGAGGTCATCCTGGCGGTCGAGCGTACGGGCCGTGAGCTTGCCACCAGCGGCCATTGCGTCGCGACCACCGGCCGCCTGCTCATCGAACCGAACAACGTCAACGTGGTCCCGGGCAAGGTCGGACTCACGGTCGACGTGCGTAGCCACGACCCGCGGCGGCTGGCGCAGGCCTGGACCGAGATCCGCACCGCCATCGAGCGGGTCGCCCGCACCCGCGGCGTGCAGTGGTCCAGCCGCTGCCTGGGCCGGGCCGAGGGAGCCGAGGCCGACCCGCAGGTGATGGAGGCCCTCGAGGGCGCGGCCCATGCGCTGGGCTATCCCACGCTGCGCCTGGCCAGTGGCGCCGGGCACGACGCCATGCACCTGGCGCGCATCGCCCCCATGGGCATGCTCTTCATCCCCTGCCGCGGCGGGCGCAGCCACTGCCCGGAGGAGTGGGCCTCGCCGGAAGATGTCGCCCGGGGCACCGAAGTCCTGGTGGGGGCCCTGCAGTGGCTGGACCGCAGCCTGCCGTGA